One genomic region from Athalia rosae chromosome 3, iyAthRosa1.1, whole genome shotgun sequence encodes:
- the LOC105684884 gene encoding uncharacterized protein LOC105684884 isoform X1, which translates to MDHHQPEMMITVLNAYVNWLKLQGEDYVQRNLEKFMLIRKKQQYRTLIALPLRRRRRKSFVRSCWIEAELHGGELRPHNHGTFWETCVSHYTDYRFEKKFRLSRASFEYLCQQLTPYLACNNTIMRQAIVVPKRIAVALIVLKGNIDFRTVADLYGIGKSTFPKTGKKKIAISNGFLRRWRFPDCFGAMDGTHISILAPSDCTKDYYNYKFFHSIVVLAVVCYNYKFIKMDPTKTEEEIFFLLPLPKVPLLFPQAGGLLNPHTLFDKRVDGALPNTTNRPPND; encoded by the exons ATGGATCATCATCAGCCGGAAATGATGATCACGGTCTTGAATGCGTACGTCAACTGGTTAAAACTCCAAGGTGAGGACTATGTTCaaagaaatttggaaaaattcatgcTCATCAGAAAAAAACAGCAATATCGTACTCTAATAGCGCTTCCCCTTCGCCGTCGTCGACGCAAATCATTTGTAAGATCTTGTTGGATTGAAGCAGAACTTCATGGAGGAGAACTTCGTCCCCATAATCATGGAACATTCTGGGAAACATGTGTTTCTCATTATACTG ATtaccgatttgaaaaaaaatttcggttgtCACGAGCGTCATTTGAATACCTATGTCAACAATTGACTCCCTACCTTGCTTGTAATAACACCATAATGAGACAAGCAATTGTCGTTCCAAAAAGGATTGCCGTGGCCTTGATTGTACTTAAAGGAAATATTGACTTCCGGACAGTTGCTGATCTGTACGGCATTGGCAAAAGTACA TTTccaaaaacaggaaaaaaaaagattgctATATCCAATGGCTTTCTAAGAAGATGGCGATTTCCCGATTGCTTTGGAGCGATGGATGGCACCCATATATCAATCCTGGCTCCGTCAGATTGCACAAAGGATTACTATAACTACAAATTCTTCCACTCAATTGTCGTATTGGCTGTAGTATgctataattataaattcat AAAAATGGACCCTACAAAAACAGAGGAAgagatcttttttctcctaccaCTGCCGAAAGTTCCCCTTTTATTCCCTCAAGCTGGTGGCTTGCTGAACCCCCACACCCTCTTCGACAAGCGTGTAGACGGAGCACTACCAAACACCACCAATCGACCACCAAATGATTGA
- the LOC105684884 gene encoding uncharacterized protein LOC105684884 isoform X5, which yields MDHHQPEMMITVLNAYVNWLKLQGEDYVQRNLEKFMLIRKKQQYRTLIALPLRRRRRKSFVRSCWIEAELHGGELRPHNHGTFWETCVSHYTDYRFEKKFRLSRASFEYLCQQLTPYLACNNTIMRQAIVVPKRIAVALIVLKGNIDFRTVADLYGIGKSTFPKTGKKKIAISNGFLRRWRFPDCFGAMDGTHISILAPSDCTKDYYNYKFFHSIVVLAVVCYNYKFI from the exons ATGGATCATCATCAGCCGGAAATGATGATCACGGTCTTGAATGCGTACGTCAACTGGTTAAAACTCCAAGGTGAGGACTATGTTCaaagaaatttggaaaaattcatgcTCATCAGAAAAAAACAGCAATATCGTACTCTAATAGCGCTTCCCCTTCGCCGTCGTCGACGCAAATCATTTGTAAGATCTTGTTGGATTGAAGCAGAACTTCATGGAGGAGAACTTCGTCCCCATAATCATGGAACATTCTGGGAAACATGTGTTTCTCATTATACTG ATtaccgatttgaaaaaaaatttcggttgtCACGAGCGTCATTTGAATACCTATGTCAACAATTGACTCCCTACCTTGCTTGTAATAACACCATAATGAGACAAGCAATTGTCGTTCCAAAAAGGATTGCCGTGGCCTTGATTGTACTTAAAGGAAATATTGACTTCCGGACAGTTGCTGATCTGTACGGCATTGGCAAAAGTACA TTTccaaaaacaggaaaaaaaaagattgctATATCCAATGGCTTTCTAAGAAGATGGCGATTTCCCGATTGCTTTGGAGCGATGGATGGCACCCATATATCAATCCTGGCTCCGTCAGATTGCACAAAGGATTACTATAACTACAAATTCTTCCACTCAATTGTCGTATTGGCTGTAGTATgctataattataaattcat CTAG
- the LOC105684884 gene encoding uncharacterized protein LOC105684884 isoform X2 has product MDHHQPEMMITVLNAYVNWLKLQGEDYVQRNLEKFMLIRKKQQYRTLIALPLRRRRRKSFVRSCWIEAELHGGELRPHNHGTFWETCVSHYTDYRFEKKFRLSRASFEYLCQQLTPYLACNNTIMRQAIVVPKRIAVALIVLKGNIDFRTVADLYGIGKRKKKIAISNGFLRRWRFPDCFGAMDGTHISILAPSDCTKDYYNYKFFHSIVVLAVVCYNYKFIKMDPTKTEEEIFFLLPLPKVPLLFPQAGGLLNPHTLFDKRVDGALPNTTNRPPND; this is encoded by the exons ATGGATCATCATCAGCCGGAAATGATGATCACGGTCTTGAATGCGTACGTCAACTGGTTAAAACTCCAAGGTGAGGACTATGTTCaaagaaatttggaaaaattcatgcTCATCAGAAAAAAACAGCAATATCGTACTCTAATAGCGCTTCCCCTTCGCCGTCGTCGACGCAAATCATTTGTAAGATCTTGTTGGATTGAAGCAGAACTTCATGGAGGAGAACTTCGTCCCCATAATCATGGAACATTCTGGGAAACATGTGTTTCTCATTATACTG ATtaccgatttgaaaaaaaatttcggttgtCACGAGCGTCATTTGAATACCTATGTCAACAATTGACTCCCTACCTTGCTTGTAATAACACCATAATGAGACAAGCAATTGTCGTTCCAAAAAGGATTGCCGTGGCCTTGATTGTACTTAAAGGAAATATTGACTTCCGGACAGTTGCTGATCTGTACGGCATTGGCAAAA gaaaaaaaaagattgctATATCCAATGGCTTTCTAAGAAGATGGCGATTTCCCGATTGCTTTGGAGCGATGGATGGCACCCATATATCAATCCTGGCTCCGTCAGATTGCACAAAGGATTACTATAACTACAAATTCTTCCACTCAATTGTCGTATTGGCTGTAGTATgctataattataaattcat AAAAATGGACCCTACAAAAACAGAGGAAgagatcttttttctcctaccaCTGCCGAAAGTTCCCCTTTTATTCCCTCAAGCTGGTGGCTTGCTGAACCCCCACACCCTCTTCGACAAGCGTGTAGACGGAGCACTACCAAACACCACCAATCGACCACCAAATGATTGA
- the LOC105684884 gene encoding uncharacterized protein LOC105684884 isoform X3 translates to MDHHQPEMMITVLNAYVNWLKLQALPLRRRRRKSFVRSCWIEAELHGGELRPHNHGTFWETCVSHYTDYRFEKKFRLSRASFEYLCQQLTPYLACNNTIMRQAIVVPKRIAVALIVLKGNIDFRTVADLYGIGKSTFPKTGKKKIAISNGFLRRWRFPDCFGAMDGTHISILAPSDCTKDYYNYKFFHSIVVLAVVCYNYKFIKMDPTKTEEEIFFLLPLPKVPLLFPQAGGLLNPHTLFDKRVDGALPNTTNRPPND, encoded by the exons ATGGATCATCATCAGCCGGAAATGATGATCACGGTCTTGAATGCGTACGTCAACTGGTTAAAACTCCAAG CGCTTCCCCTTCGCCGTCGTCGACGCAAATCATTTGTAAGATCTTGTTGGATTGAAGCAGAACTTCATGGAGGAGAACTTCGTCCCCATAATCATGGAACATTCTGGGAAACATGTGTTTCTCATTATACTG ATtaccgatttgaaaaaaaatttcggttgtCACGAGCGTCATTTGAATACCTATGTCAACAATTGACTCCCTACCTTGCTTGTAATAACACCATAATGAGACAAGCAATTGTCGTTCCAAAAAGGATTGCCGTGGCCTTGATTGTACTTAAAGGAAATATTGACTTCCGGACAGTTGCTGATCTGTACGGCATTGGCAAAAGTACA TTTccaaaaacaggaaaaaaaaagattgctATATCCAATGGCTTTCTAAGAAGATGGCGATTTCCCGATTGCTTTGGAGCGATGGATGGCACCCATATATCAATCCTGGCTCCGTCAGATTGCACAAAGGATTACTATAACTACAAATTCTTCCACTCAATTGTCGTATTGGCTGTAGTATgctataattataaattcat AAAAATGGACCCTACAAAAACAGAGGAAgagatcttttttctcctaccaCTGCCGAAAGTTCCCCTTTTATTCCCTCAAGCTGGTGGCTTGCTGAACCCCCACACCCTCTTCGACAAGCGTGTAGACGGAGCACTACCAAACACCACCAATCGACCACCAAATGATTGA
- the LOC112694880 gene encoding homeobox protein Hox-D9 translates to MSDMEANVAPGCSGGGGGGRGRGGGLSRSASESDISRSGGAPGQGPRRSRGGGRAARRARHRMFYHRDKAAPVAPAAAEGPTAAAIAAATAATTTTTAETTAATTTTAATTAATTTTTAATTAAAPARGGRGRMAARGRLRISAHRGQGRGRGSNPPRGGNPPRGGGVFIYGRHVAVYHNYYYGEQ, encoded by the exons atatGGAAGCTAATGTGGCGCCTGGGTGCAGCGGAGGCGGCGGGGGCGGCAGGGGCCGTGGCGGGGGCCTCAGCAGGAGTGCGAGT GAGTCTGACATCAGCCGAAGTGGCGGTGCTCCCGGGCAGGGGCCGCGGCGTAGCCGTGGCGGTGGTAGAGCTGCCAGGCGGGCGCGGCACCGCATGTTCTACCACCGCGACAAGGCTGCGCCCGTGGCCCCTGCAGCTGCCGAAGGGCCGACAGCGGCGGCCATagcggcagcaacagcagcaacaacaacaacaacagcagaaacaacagcagcaacaacaacaacagcagcaacaacagcagcaacaacaacaacaacagcagcaacaacagcagcagcgccCGCGCGCGGCGGTCGGGGCAGGATGGCGGCGAGGGGCCGGCTGCGCATCTCAGCCCACAGGGGACAGGGGCGGGGGCGCGGATCCAACCCCCCGCGCGGCGGCAACCCACCGCGGGGCGGGGGTGTTTTTATATACGGCCGGCACGTGGCCGTTTACCATAATTATTACTACGGCGAGCAGTAA
- the LOC105684884 gene encoding uncharacterized protein LOC105684884 isoform X4, whose amino-acid sequence MEENFVPIIMEHSGKHVFLIILFTQPGQWLQYLQNQVLEISNCCNAQYYRFEKKFRLSRASFEYLCQQLTPYLACNNTIMRQAIVVPKRIAVALIVLKGNIDFRTVADLYGIGKSTFPKTGKKKIAISNGFLRRWRFPDCFGAMDGTHISILAPSDCTKDYYNYKFFHSIVVLAVVCYNYKFIKMDPTKTEEEIFFLLPLPKVPLLFPQAGGLLNPHTLFDKRVDGALPNTTNRPPND is encoded by the exons ATGGAGGAGAACTTCGTCCCCATAATCATGGAACATTCTGGGAAACATGTGTTTCTCATTATACTG TTCACACAACCAGGCCAATGGTTACAATACTTACAGAACCAAGTCTTGGAAATTAGCAATTGTTGCAATGCACAGT ATtaccgatttgaaaaaaaatttcggttgtCACGAGCGTCATTTGAATACCTATGTCAACAATTGACTCCCTACCTTGCTTGTAATAACACCATAATGAGACAAGCAATTGTCGTTCCAAAAAGGATTGCCGTGGCCTTGATTGTACTTAAAGGAAATATTGACTTCCGGACAGTTGCTGATCTGTACGGCATTGGCAAAAGTACA TTTccaaaaacaggaaaaaaaaagattgctATATCCAATGGCTTTCTAAGAAGATGGCGATTTCCCGATTGCTTTGGAGCGATGGATGGCACCCATATATCAATCCTGGCTCCGTCAGATTGCACAAAGGATTACTATAACTACAAATTCTTCCACTCAATTGTCGTATTGGCTGTAGTATgctataattataaattcat AAAAATGGACCCTACAAAAACAGAGGAAgagatcttttttctcctaccaCTGCCGAAAGTTCCCCTTTTATTCCCTCAAGCTGGTGGCTTGCTGAACCCCCACACCCTCTTCGACAAGCGTGTAGACGGAGCACTACCAAACACCACCAATCGACCACCAAATGATTGA
- the LOC105684882 gene encoding transcription termination factor, mitochondrial yields the protein MLRTAEIMLAFIRDRRWLVGKCQRVFREYRRYSTVDCSLNNRIISRHWTLSDFCRGINLICYVRAVASLPLSIEVRSPSEVTRSTPKSETFSLPTEIPDASSRRHYENRIIKIGEVTHVLQQLVGIHHEEADHIIKAHPLFITIDLADISRNYHACIDAGLSKTTIQKNPGLLAYPHFLLRNNIRLIRSMKMTDINDTVPLFFMAPTTLRLLCVRISSENIDCIEPNRIEYLAKQLECPMIDVYKLFAERHFMHTISFAKLCRVLKILLDCHVTRTDILRDAWAFKYNPEAIAKRLHRVKDSGVFPIKPWMIRCTEAAVKRLIHKEQQRRILLGDDMTIIENLSLQFKCNKNYMSDIFAKYPELASMNILNLQQLADFVLKNGYSLEHVQRVPQILVQQLGTVQKRFDVLVHYGHKPNSLRILCENTQLFDAYLIRVKVRRLLSGK from the exons ATGCTGCGAACGGCAGAAATAATGTTAGCTTTTATACGCGATCGACGGTGGCTAGTGGGAAAATGTCAGCGAGTTTTTCGCGAATATCGTCGATATTCTACGGTAGATTGCTCACTGAACAACCGCATAATATCGCGACATTGGACGCTGTCCGATTTCTGTCGTGGTATTAATTTGATATGTTACGTCCGTGCTGTTGCAAGCCTGCCATTATCCATCGAAGTTCGAAGCCCTTCGGAGGTTACAAGATCGACACCAAAATCTGAAACTTTTTCACTACCTACCGAGATACCCGATGCGTCCTCACGTAGGCACTATGAAAATCGTATTATCAAGATCGGTGAAGTAACTCACGTCTTGCAACAGCTTGTTGGCATTCATCACGAAGAAGCTGACCATATTATCAAGGCTCATCCTTTATTTATCACCATAGACTTGGCAGACATTTCCCGTAATTACCATGCATGTATCGACGCTGGTCTTTCCAAGACAACGATTCAAAAAAACCCCGGATTGTTAGCGTATCCACATTTTCTCCTCAGGAATAATATAAGGTTGATCCGTAGCATGAAAATGACAGACATCAATGATACAGTCCCATTGTTCTTCATGGCGCCAACTACGTTGCGGTTATTGTGTGTGCGAATTAGCAGTGAAAATATAGATTGCATTGAACCCAATAGAATTGAGTACCTTGCCAAACAACTTGAG tGTCCGATGATCGACGTTTATAAACTCTTTGCTGAACGCCATTTCATGCATACGATATCGTTTGCTAAACTTTGCCGTGTATTAAAGATATTGTTGG ATTGCCATGTGACACGAACAGATATACTCAGGGATGCGTGGGCCTTCAAATACAATCCGGAGGCAATAGCTAAAAGACTACACCGAGTGAAGGATAGTGGTGTCTTTCCTATAAAACCTTGGATGATTCGGTGCACGGAAGCAGCAGTTAAGAG GTTGATTCATAAAGAACAGCAGCGCCGCATCCTATTGGGAGATGATATGACGATTATAGAGAACCTTTCACTCCAATTTAAGTGCAACAAAAATTATATGAGCGATATCTTTGCCAAGTACCCAGAGCTCGCCAGCATGAACATATTGAATTTACAGCAGTTAGCGGACTTTGTCTTGAAAAATGGCTATTCACTAGAGCATGTACAGCGTGTGCCACAGATACTTGTCCAACAGTTGGGAACAGTCCAGAAACGCTTTGACGTACTTGTACACTATGGGCACAAGCCAAACAGCCTTAGAATATTATGTGAAAATACCCAATTGTTCGATGCATACTTAATCAGAGTGAAAGTCAGGAGGCTTTTGAGtggcaaataa
- the LOC105684883 gene encoding transcription termination factor 3, mitochondrial, whose translation MSLSRHYHVVCWCSNSLYAQLQNTTTGIANFNRLLFPKPPPETQLRYFSWTVSNWSRAPDISSDFSRETISPTTLHSLQFENLDQNFQNLDYLVDVQERKLKPLEECTEDLSYITPDFPVSFNFAGYANKSPMIQKLVQLGVDFSKLERRKGIMKFLLPLDFEKDMNLHLRFLNDCGVSVDQLGYFLTKNPLIFKEDLDDLHTRIRYLRAHKFTLEMISRIVGRNPYWLMFSTKRIDARLGYFQRNFSLNGRDVRILATKQPRLITYSLAAVRENIFAVAEEMGFSQDEQRQILLEQPQIFMKSRSHLVELFDFAHNIMKLPHDIIAEQPHILTCRLHRLRQRHMFLVTQDRAQYDPQKPMYVSLKALVSKSDAEFSMDVAKTTVQIFNMFLKTL comes from the exons ATGTCCCTGTCACGTCACTATCATGTTGTGTGCTGGTGTTCGAATTCTCTGTACGCTCAATTGCAGAACACAACAACAGGGATAGCAAATTTTAATAGATTATTATTTCCTAAACCTCCTCCTGAAACCCAACTTAGATATTTCAGTTGGACAGTATCAAATTGGAGCAGAGCACCAGATATTTCTTCAGACTTCAGTAGGGAAACCATTTCGCCAACTACCTTACATTCTTTACAATTTGAAAACCTAGACCAGAATTTCCAAAACTTGGATTACTTGGTCGATGtacaagaacgaaaactcaaACCACTGGAAGAATGTACAGAAGACTTGTCTTACATCACTCCAGATTTTCCCGTGTCTTTCAACTTTGCTGGTTATGCCAACAAGTCTCCGATGATTCAGAAACTTGTACAGTTGGgtgtagatttttcaaaactggAACGAAGGAAGGGTATTATGAAGTTTCTCCTACCCTTGGACTTTGAGAAAGATATGAACTTGCACCTAAGATTCTTAAATGATTGCGGAGTCTCTGTGGATCAACTGGGATATTTTCTTACCAAAAATCCGCTTATTTTTAAGGAAGATTTAGATGATCTTCACACCAGGATTCGATATCTCCGAGCACATAAATTCACTCTGGAAATGATAAGCAGAATTGTTGGTCGGAATCCATACTGGCTCATGTTTAGCACAAAACGGATTGATGCCAGACTCGGATATTTTCAGAGAAACTTCTCACTCAATGGTCGTGACGTTAGAATACTGGCAACTAAACAACCGAGACTTATTACTTACAGTTTAGCTGCTGTTCGAGAGAATATATTCGCCGTTGCAGAAGAGATGGGATTTTCTCAGGATGAACAGCGGCAAATTCTTTTGGAACAACCTCAGATTTTCATGAAAA GCCGATCACACCTTGTCGAGTTGTTTGACTTTGCGCACAACATAATGAAACTCCCACATGATATTATAGCAGAGCAGCCGCATATTCTCACCTGCAGATTACACAGGCTCAGACAGAGACACATGTTCCTTGTCACACAAGACAGGGCGCAGTATGACCCTCAAAAACCAATGTACGTCTCGCTAAAAGCTCTGGTCAGCAAATCTGACGCAGAGTTCAGCATGGATGTTGCCAAAACGACAGTACAGATCTTTAACATGTTCTTGAAAACGCTCTAA